The proteins below come from a single Triticum aestivum cultivar Chinese Spring chromosome 5D, IWGSC CS RefSeq v2.1, whole genome shotgun sequence genomic window:
- the LOC123122412 gene encoding trafficking protein particle complex subunit 2-like protein yields the protein MIVCVAVVGHQNNPLYLQSFTEADDALKLHHVVHCSLDVIDERVNNPKKSAPTLNETFLGLLYPTENYKVYGYLTNTKVKFLMVTTDLDVKDADARNFFRKFHAAYVDAVSNPFHVPGKKIASRSFGARVSTIVKSFGSGTVG from the exons ATGATCGTCTGCGTCGCCGTCGTCGGCCACCAG AACAACCCGCTGTACCTGCAGAGCTTCACGGAGGCGGACGACGCCCTCAAGCTCCACCACGTCGTCCACTGCTCCCTCGACGTCATCGACGAGCGAG TGAACAATCCCAAAAAGAGTGCACCTACACTGAACGAGACATTTTTGGGTCTTCTATATCCGACTGAGAACTATAAAGT GTATGGCTATTTGACAAACACAAAGGTCAAATTTTTAATGGTTACGACTGATCTTGATGTGAAAGATGCAGATGCCCGAAAT TTTTTCAGGAAGTTCCATGCCGCATACGTGGACGCCGTCTCGAACCCCTTCCACGTCCCAGGGAAGAAGATCGCCTCGAGAAGCTTCGGCGCGAGAGTGAGCACCATAGTGAAATCCTTCGGCTCGGGGACTGTCGGTTAA
- the LOC123122411 gene encoding uncharacterized protein, giving the protein MAFTARMKDLMRKYGKVALGVHVSVSVASVSGMYVAINNNVDVDAIFRKIGISAPGTAAGDAALPAPAPAPGAGDGALPLPAPAVVVGQEAPRNRTGELAASSGGALALAILCNKALFPVRVPITIALTPPIARLLARWKLVKSLKQT; this is encoded by the coding sequence ATGGCGTTCACCGCGCGCATGAAGGACCTCATGAGGAAGTACGGCAAGGTGGCCCTCGGCGTCCacgtctccgtctccgtcgcctCCGTCTCCGGTATGTACGTCGCCATCAACAACAACGTCGACGTCGACGCCATCTTCCGCAAGATCGGCATCAGCGCCCCCGGCACCGCCGCCGGCGACGCGGCCctgcccgcccccgcccccgctcccggcgccggcgacggggccctccccctccccgcccccGCCGTCGTCGTCGGCCAGGAGGCGCCGCGGAACCGGACCGGGGAGCTCGCGGCGTCCAGCGGCGGCGCGCTCGCGCTCGCCATCCTGTGCAACAAGGCCCTGTTCCCCGTCAGGGTCCCCATCACCATCGCGCTCACGCCGCCCATCGCCAGGCTCCTCGCCCGCTGGAAGCTCGTCAAGAGCCTCAAGCAGACCTGA
- the LOC123125294 gene encoding PE-PGRS family protein PE_PGRS33: MKFLPSIAVLLLLSCSLAAATVPTGTIERVSKQQILASIPPGGHAGPPVLFLTSPSGKYAAYFVRTHTAPGAGGLGADFCYVEVMAGSGKAAEGGEGGGAAGGASAWESECRPVSTVNTCTLLFSWHGLEVFDGSEEVWHGETNTDGTNFLQTLELVDDGDMRVRDKNGELAWRASDEPRHAQHCGAPGSPGLAAALPTFAEPIGAHSSNLPFGQVQGGNGHAAELPQAAELGDGVVPGAGAGGLGDGYGIAPAAGGVGGVAPGAGGLGDGYGIAPGAGGAGGVGPGAGGLGDGYGIAPTVGGVAAGARPFGDGYGIAPGAGTGAFGGVGDVAGHGEAATAAGGVAGVAGFGSQPLVDNSPYDSGAYKSSRGAHLVAIGAAVLVSAMAVGF; encoded by the coding sequence ATGAAGTTCCTGCCTTCCATAGCCGTCCTCCTACTCCTCTCCTGCTCCCTCGCGGCGGCCACGGTGCCGACCGGCACGATCGAGCGCGTGTCCAAGCAGCAGATCCTGGCTAGCATCCCGCCGGGCGGGCATGCCGGCCCGCCCGTTCTGTTCCTCACGTCTCCGTCCGGCAAGTACGCGGCCTACTTCGTGCGCACCCACACCGCGCCGGGCGCCGGCGGGCTCGGCGCTGACTTTTGCTACGTCGAGGTGATGGCCGGTAGCGGCAAAGCGGCCGAGGGCGGtgaaggaggcggcgctgccgggGGCGCGAGCGCGTGGGAGTCGGAGTGCCGGCCGGTGAGCACGGTGAACACGTGCACCCTGCTCTTCTCGTGGCACGGGCTGGAGGTGTTCGACGGCAGCGAGGAGGTGTGGCACGGCGAGACCAACACCGACGGGACCAACTTCCTGCAGACGCTCGAGCTCGTGGACGACGGCGACATGCGCGTCCGCGACAAGAACGGCGAGCTCGCGTGGCGGGCCAGCGACGAGCCGCGCCACGCGCAGCACTGCGGCGCGCCGGGGTCACCGGGCCTTGCGGCCGCGCTGCCGACCTTCGCCGAGCCCATCGGCGCGCACAGCAGCAATCTGCCGTTTGGCCAGGTGCAGGGCGGCAACGGCCACGCGGCCGAGCTGCCgcaggcggcggagctcggggacggAGTTGTTCCAGGGGCCGGAGCAGGTGGCTTGGGCGACGGCTATGGCATTGCACCGGCGGCAGGAGGAGTCGGAGGTGTTGCCCCAGGGGCAGGTGGCTTGGGCGACGGCTACGGCATTGCACCGGGGGCAGGAGGCGCCGGAGGAGTTGGCCCGGGGGCAGGTGGCTTGGGCGACGGCTACGGCATTGCGCCGACGGTAGGAGGTGTTGCCGCGGGGGCCAGGCCCTTCGGCGACGGCTACGGGATCGCACCGGGCGCCGGGACAGGAGCCTTCGGTGGCGTCGGGGACGTTGCAGGACATGGTGaagcggcgacggcggccggtggTGTCGCGGGAGTGGCAGGGTTCGGCAGCCAGCCGCTGGTGGACAACAGCCCCTACGACAGTGGAGCCTACAAGAGCAGCCGTGGGGCCCATCTCGTGGCCATTGGAGCTGCGGTGCTTGTCAGCGCCATGGCCGTGGGGTTCTGA